In Amia ocellicauda isolate fAmiCal2 chromosome 3, fAmiCal2.hap1, whole genome shotgun sequence, the DNA window tcgaccacatcaaaccagaggagcttttccagatcagcagggacacacgcacccggggacacaaatggaaattgggttacaaggcattcaaaacggaaaacaggagacacctctttacacagagagtagtcacaatctggaacaaactccccatcaatgtggtagatgctgaaaatttgggaacatttaaaaatagactggataggatccttggatcacttagttattaatggacaccaaacgagcacgatgggttgaatggcctgctctcatttgtaaactttcttatgttcttatgttcttagataaaatcaatcaatcaatccatttttatttgtatagcatcCTTTGCAGAGCGACAGCCACAGAGcggtttacagactggtaaacatataagaaacgtacagcaaaataaaatacataaataatagtataaagtaaaaataaaaatagaccatTAACAGTTTAAGTGAtctaaaataatgtacattaaaattaaaatcaataaaccattaggcacacaggagagaaaaacaataaacatgcaatgtaagagaaaataaatctctggggttCCAcccaggcctaatggttgcctcccctccaggcagtatagttgttacagcagcaaggagatctgAAAGCTCTTAATCGGTGCTGTTGGCTGTGGTAttccctctggtgggggccTCTCACCAGCCCtcgggggttggggggggttggaccatcaacagccgTTGGGTGGTGATGGCTCATCAGACCTTGGGGTGTGGGTGCCTCATTAGCCTTACGTATTAgggtgcctctggggtgggttgtgtcTCGTCGGGTTTGCCTCATCGGACCCTCAGAGGGGGTTGTTactggaagacaaaaaaacaattgtgttcagatactggtcatgcaatgcaggacatctCCAAAAACAGTTGTGCATTGCCATATCCATGGCACACCGGTGGCACTATgtgctagaaaaacagagactaaacagatgagtctcttacattggctgtagatcattccacagtttcagggccttataactaaatgctctaccacctgcatttttcttgtgtattttagggaccacTAAGTAACCAGATTCCTGGAATCTCAATGGccaacctggagtgtattcTATAACAAGATATTTTAAGTACGGAGGTGCCaatccctttagtgctttaaatgctagtaagagaactttaaagtctatcctgtagcgcacgggcagccagtgaagagaagccaatactggagtgatgtattcatgtttttttgttttagttagaaatcttgcagcagcattttgaactaactgaagtgcagaaatagctctctTTGGGctacctgacagaatggcattacagtaatccaatctaggtgtaacaaatgtgtgtatcaatttctcagtgtcatgtaatgagaggaattgttttattctagcaatgtttctaagctggaggaaggaagatctagACACATTCTAAATGTGTggttcaaaggatagattaaggtcacagatgacacccaggttttgtGTCATCTCCTTAGGGGTGAACATCTGACACAGTTTACcattccctcctcctcctcagtggAAGGctctgtggaatgtgtgtttgtaCTATGAGCTTCTGAATGAAGAACTCATgttctattatttttaaatacaatagcAATTAACTTTATTGAAAACCATATTGAAAAACTATTGTTTTCACCTATAGGACATACAGCTATATATTTCTGTGAAAATCACTTAAGTCAGAGAGCAAATCAAATAAGTTAGGTAAAGTCAAGGAAAAGTACAAGTGAAGGCAGGAAATACAGTGTTTCTGTTTTACACATTCAGATGATTCATAAATTTGGTGTCTCTCACTTTAAAATATCTACTTTTCTGCTGAACACCATCATAACTCTCCTGCGAATCTGACTCAGCTTCAAGCCATATATGAGAGGATTTAAAAGAGGAGGGATGACTAGAAATTCCACTGCCAGGAAATTGCGAAGACCCTGCAGGATGTTCCTTGAACCGTATCGGCTGTACAAAACATCAAACAGTGTGCTGACCGTAAAGCTGATTAAAGATATAAAATGGGGCAAACAGGTCTGCATGAATTTAACCCTCTCTTCACTAGACTTTACACAAGCCCTAACTATGTGGATGTAAGAATATATAACAAAAAGGGCTTGAGAAACATGAGCAATTATTACAATATATCCATAGACATTGTTATGAGTTGTGTCTACACAAGACAGCTTTACAATTGACCAGTTGTCACagtacagtttgtcaatgtgaGATCCACACAGAGGCAGTCTGATAGttaataataaagcaattgTTAATTCACAGAAAGGAAAAAtccatgaaaacataaaaaacttgCTGATAGTTAGCGATGTCATGATAGAATGGTATTGTAAGGGTTTGCATATTGCCACATACCTGTCATAAGCCATCACTGTCAAAATGgtaaattcacacattacaaaaGAGTAGATAACAAACATCTGAAGGAAACATCCAGCAAATGAGATCACATGAGAGTCAGAGAGGAAGTCAGCCAGGAGTTTAGGATACAGACCAGCAGTTCCATACAGTCCATTGACACACAGGTTACAGACGAAGATGTACATGGGCTCATGGAGGGTTTTCTCAATGATGACTGTAATGACCAGTGTCAAATTGAAAAGCCATATCAAAAGATAAGCCAGAAGagtaaacacaaaaaatatgtatttttgagATGCCGTCTCATTTAATCCATGGAGTGTGAAGACTGTAACACTGGACAAGTTCTGCATTGCAGTAAGAGATGATTCaggaatatacaaataaatctgtACCTAAATACACAAAGAGTACCAATAAGTCCCTCCGTACATAAGTAGAAGATCAATTAAGtggaaatataataaaaataatacagttaGAATATAACAAGTATTGAATCATGTTTGAGTTAATTGTGGTCTTCTGttggttttttaatattttcttctttaCTGACACATGTGATGAAAATACTCACAGACCTTAATCAGAGAAAGGGTTGCTGCAGAGAGACCATGAGTCTCTGTTCCTTACTCTGCACTTCAGTGTTAGGCTTTATATATAGAGCTCCTTCAGGAGGGAGGCTACTGAGATTTGCAGCCTGAAAACACCTTTGAGACTGTAGCTCTGAAATACTGGGTTAATTAGCCAAAGatggaaaacattacaaataagaTGACTAAAACAAGCTGGGTTTTTATTTACCACAAAAGCTGTGTACGAAATGCACAGCAGTGTCAAGTTTAAGAGATAATATGTCTTTTGAGTATTTCAGATGatcataaaatgcattttaagtgCATAGAATAGGAAAACAACTTGCATCAATTTAATATACAGTGGTGAGACATGGAGAACGTCATTAAACTGACCCACCTGCCAATCCCAAGTGAAAAAAAGTCATTGATAGTTAATTTGTATTAGCAATCcactttctctttcttcttcttctctgtgTTATCTGAGAACCGTTAATGAAAATCATAAGTGTAACCTTTTCCCATCAATGGGACCTCAACTTGTTTAAGCACAGGTAAGGTCTGCTCTTCAAGCAGACAAATCCTTCTGCGAATGGTGCCAAGAAGGGCAATTGATCTTAGTGCCAGACCCTCCAAGAGATGACAGCTATCCGTGATCCTTACCTCCAGAGTGGATGGGACGAGGGAGGTTGTAAATCCACTGCCAGGCATAGATCCATTGACCCATCAGCTATTGGGAGCCACCAATGAGAAATGCAACGCGTAGGCTCCTAATTCAAATCACACATGAAGGACCCTGTCCAATCACTCAATGGTAAAAAGATGCCATACAACTTTCCAACTTCATACTGCAACATTCTGACTGAGCTTAAGGAAACATTGTGAAACCCAGGTATATAAAGGAACTGACTGCTCACATCCAACTCCTTCATAGAAACTGACTCCAGGAGTCTACTCCTACTTGCAGTGACCGCACAAGAATTCCAGAAAGATTTTAATAACTTAATGAACTTTTAAGTTATCTGAACTCTGAACTTTGCAACAAATCTTTCAACTGTACGTTTGCCTGATCAACAAAACATTGAAACAGTTTGAAATCTTCTTGAACGTCAATTGAATATTGCTAAATATTAAACTACAGTTGCTACTCATTTGAATAAGAActttgtctttattttcaaatgttaataTCTCCTTCTTGCAGTATAAAATCTCAAGAAGTTAGAGATCATTTTGCAGGATTAGtcaataatcaatcaatcaattcttATTTAGTATAGcaccctttgcagggtagccacagggcactttaaacattgaaaataatcagacaaataaacaacataatcaaattaataaaccattaggcatggagtagagaaaaacaaaaactatagaAGAACAACTTTCTCACTTTCTCAAACTTTCCTGATGTAGAAAAACTATATTTCATAAGAACACCTAAATAACACAGCATTTTCAACCTTACATACATCCTTACATTCCTCCTTTTTTGAGGAAGATTATCAGGACAATGTGAATGGACTTCCCATGCCATTCccactcctgtgtgtgtgtaaaccacCTGTCACAGTCTGTGGGACAGGGGAATGGAGGACCCAATTGCGGTTTGTGGAAGAGGTGGTCGAAAGAGACATAGGTCAGATACCGGCAAGACAGGGCAAACAAAGGCTGGGCAAAAAGGGTTGTCATGGTCACAAGCATGGGTGGGgcaatcaggcaaacagagaATCAGAGGATGTCCAAGGTCGTGGCCAGGAGGTAAAGCCGGAGATCGAGGATCCAGCGATTAATCAAGACAAGAGTTGTAGTGGATACTGACACAACTTTGCATTGAATGAGAGTCAGGGAGTGGTATATGTACAGGTCAAGGTTATGCCAGTTATGCCACATATAATACAATTAGAGGGAAGCTCAGCTAAAAGCAGATTGGTTGTCTCAAAACCCTATATAAGGAAAGGGCATGCTAATTTGCAGCGAGTTGGAGCGCACCAGTGAGGAGCGACGGTGTGTTGTGATTCTCCttaataaatgcatattatTGTTTTCACAATAAGTGTTGGGTGGTTATTTTATAGCACAAACCAAGacttcagtttttcttttgtgggatatatactgtatacatatctatctatctatctatctatctatctatctatctatctatctatctatatatatatatatatatatatatatatatatatatatatgtatattcccTTTTAACTTTTAGGAAATTTTTTGAAAAAGTCCACTGTGTGTAATTTGTGACAAATAACTATTGTTGCATTGAAAAGATTACAACTATTCTGCAACAAGCTATTGTTATCCTGAAATTGATTACTGCTTGCATTGCATTTGATTTGGTTTTATAATCAATTGTCTTGATTTAGTGGGATTGCTAAAGACTTCCTAATTTGAGTGGAATGGTACTTATCTCTCATGTGCATGTAACATATGTTAATGTTAGGATTGTTGGTCTAACACAAATATTTGGTTGTTAACCTTCATCGTATTATAGTGTTGTAGTCATATTGTAACCACAATaggaaataataatttgaatccTGTTAGGATCTCTGATTAATCACCTATTTTCCccttttgtattattagtttAGTTGCTGTGTgatatttgattaattataatactATTTAGAATATTTTAAACTTGTGTTTGTGTCCAAATTAGTTCAATAAAGTGGATTCTGCTCATTTGAAGAATTCAGCCGAGGTATTTGCTAATAAACAGTTATCAAGTCTAACTGTTGAAACTACAAACACTACACTCTACAGTGACTTCAATCTTGGAATGTGGCATACAGTTTAAATGACTGAAAGATAAAACCtgttaaccccccccccctcatttttttttttttgtagtggaTTGAAAACCATTCAAAGGTGTCCCTGTTGAAATACTAGAAGTCTCACAAGGAGTATTAACATGCTGTTGGGTGTAGGTACTATGCttaacaattaatgaacaagcCTAATTATTATTCTGCTAAGTATTACGGTAATGAAAAAtaactatatctatatctatatataaataataatcttaattaataataataataataataataataataataataataataataataataataataataatctttctgAGTTAATGCTTATTTTGCCtacaatgtgatttatttgacttttaacaaactgaagtttattttattaaaactgaTGAGATAGAACACAGCTGAATTGTAatattgacatttattttaccATCTGACACAGTGTACCATTCCCTCCTCAGCACAGTGGAAGGCTCTGTGGAATGAGTGTTTGTGCTATGAGATCTAGGACACTCCCAGAGCGGCATAAGTATTCAAATCCAGTATTCAAATTTTGTTTGCatcaactattattatttaatacaacAGAAATTAACTTTATTGAAGACCACTGTCTGAAACAATTGTTTTCACCTATAGGACATAAGGGTATATTTTTGTGTAAATAACACTTAAGTCTGAGAGCAAATTAAATAAGCTAGGTAAAGTCAAGGAAAATGACAAGGAATGGAGGCAGGATAAAATAAGTGTTTCtgttttacaaattcagatgtTGTTACAATTTGGTGCCCCTCACTTCAGAATATCTACTTCTCTGCTGAACACCCTCATAACTCTCCTGCGAATCTGACTCAGCTTCAAGCCATATATGAGGGGATTTAAAAGAGGAGGGATGACTAGAAATTCCACTGCCAGGAAGTTGCGAAGAGTCTGTGGGATGTTCCTTGAACCATATCGACTGTACAT includes these proteins:
- the LOC136746534 gene encoding olfactory receptor 13D1-like; the encoded protein is MQNLSSVTVFTLHGLNETASQKYIFFVFTLLAYLLIWLFNLTLVITVIIEKTLHEPMYIFVCNLCVNGLYGTAGLYPKLLADFLSDSHVISFAGCFLQMFVIYSFVMCEFTILTVMAYDRYVAICKPLQYHSIMTSLTISKFFMFSWIFPFCELTIALLLTIRLPLCGSHIDKLYCDNWSIVKLSCVDTTHNNVYGYIVIIAHVSQALFVIYSYIHIVRACVKSSEERVKFMQTCLPHFISLISFTVSTLFDVLYSRYGSRNILQGLRNFLAVEFLVIPPLLNPLIYGLKLSQIRRRVMMVFSRKVDILK